In Pyrenophora tritici-repentis strain M4 chromosome 6, whole genome shotgun sequence, the DNA window ctgcttagggatgctgttcttcatctttgtcagggaacacacttcgcagatttcaatcttctctggaacttgaatcttcttctggagagttgtaacttcgtggagtttggcaatctttgtaggtcctaggtgtgcgaaacgtctgtgatacagcaggtatctctccttttcattaaccttaagctcgctcttaactggtgtatggggttccgtgcctaggaatgctgtctcgtggtatccatcggcaatgtgtgacactacgtagaggccgtcgtccatagttgctttaataatgatctcctttcctagtttgaagcatagtacgtgtgaattgaaacgacccttcaggcctgctgcgcaaattcttctccctgataacaaattgactccaaggttaggtacaagcagtacttctgacaaccatgtcgacgatccgtctttacacaccacttgagcttctcctttccagtctgcatataattctcccctccaacccgaactagtcttcgcttgatcttgatcattcgtctaaacaatgagggttggtcagacatgtgggaggaggcgccagtgtcggcagcccaagtagatggagaggccttaccgacaatgtcttttgagagacggcatgtctcaatttcctcgggttcagagtctgaggtctcggataattcatctgactctgaattgacttcttcggctccatatgctttgccagtctTTTTGTGAGAATTCCTTTGCTTGAGTGTCTTAATAGGCGgcttagatgatttcttagcgtcgtattccttaaggagctttcgagctctctcacgtcttggacagtctcgtacgccatgggctccgtcacaaaggaagcattggaccATAAACTTAGtaccagattcggagtcagacgatagtggtgagctcttgtgatttcggcgcttgtaaggcggaacatacttctccgtcttccggaatgctgggagagctttttcgtcggcgtcttgctggtctcgaacctccttctcttccagaaacttaagtttctgttcaaccgtaaggttaagttgggcgtttaaggtgtcaatcgtagtcttaaattctttcgggagtgatctaataagaacgagtagtagtgcagagtccttgtaagctccgttggtgtcagcgtctgctgctacgagtttgcgtcggtattcctttagcttttcccatgatccaacaatTGTGTTCCCAGGATTGaatgtgaacgtttgaattctggtcatgtaaatgttggcggttgtggcgtcagtttgggtgtacttcttttgtaggtaggcccagaactggaaggcagtgtcgtattcgtcaataagggcttggtcatcttcagtaagcgaccgaaacaagagatcgattgcagtggcttcatcttctaggtacttgtctcttttttcaatgttgacgcggatcttagtatgcttgtctgcttcagcaatttccaactcttccatagcctccgttAGTTCACCGGCTATTGCTATTTGGCAGTGCTGTACCAGGtttttctcgcagacatagaagactttcttccccttaagcttgaccttgtttcggcggaaccaagtatcgtggttttcagctgtaagttggggaatcttccattcttccttctctacagccatcttgtgtgttttgagttggtgagactattatgcgagcaaggtacgtggtatgatgctaagagtgtaggtgatgcgggcgatgcgggcgatacaggcgatgcgggcgatccgggcgatccgggtgatattctgcgggcggtgcagtcgttatcggttctcgggtgtagagacggtgtatttaagtgtgattgcgtgttaaccgcgttgtacacgacttcttttcttttctgattccttcttgaatctaagtccttcgtgacttgggtggatgttttgattccttcttgaatctgagtccttcgtgactcgggtaggtgtttgaaaacaataacgttgggttaggcaaccgggctcataacctgttagaacaaggtctcctctggtggtatgactaccataggcgaccgagtagaggtacgaaaggtaaccctgtattggattgaacttcactaagagctattgttctatctacttgttgttatgatgatcttaggacgtacatgacagatcatcattccgcgtcggtccttctgctcgggcttactccacgaacctcacctcgccgacctggactgaacctaacatattcttaacaaaaaccaagatagaacggccttcggccaaagtcctacatagtctctgactgaaaaaggactctaatggaataataataataataataataatacatccttcaaagacaagtgttacgaacctaaggagaggacacagtgcaagatatgaagggcagaaggatggagaccttgtcggaatcccttctcagaCAAAGGCGTACAAAGGTGTACAAGGACCAATGACGTAAGCCTGCCCCGCATCCCACAAAGCTTGGCGGAACGCCACCATGGGACATGTCACGTGTGTCCCAAGGAATCCCACGATGTACCACGATGTCCCACGCATGGGACAGTGTAGGACAACGTAGGACGTATAGGACATAGGACATTCGTTAGTATATAACaataggcaatgagcccttacggttcattgtgttcaacttcgaaatctaaggattagtacttgattctcaactccccgtatattacatcgatctaccaatcgtgctatacaccctcgtgtccatcgcatcactctatccccgagaaccaacccaagatcatcttcggacgaccttcacactTTGAACACCCTCAAGATGAGTGACACCCCGATGAACACACCTAACGAAACTTCGTCAAGCCGCACCAAGGTGGCCAGACCCGATCTATTTCACGGCGATCGACACAAGCTCGAAGACTGGATTCTCCAGTTCGATCTCTTCTTCAGGtttgaagatgagaaggTCGACCCTACTGATCGTGGACTGCTCATGGCAAGTTACATGCGAGGAACTGccgccacctggatcaaGCCTTACCTCAACAAATACAtggacgacaacgatgacgacgacgatattGAACGAATGTTTGAAGACCATCCAACCTTCAAAGACAAGCTTAGACAGCAATTCGGAGTCATCAACGAAGAATCTAAGGCAGATCGTGCAATCCAACAGCTCAAACAAACCCAATCAGTCGCCGACTACGCCAGTATCTTCCAGGGACATGCCCTGAAGACCGACTGGGACGACAAAGCATTAAGGGTTATGTACAGACAAGGACTTAAGGAAAGAGTCAAAGAAGAGCTTATGCGAAGCGGCGTCGCAATCAACAACCTACAGGATCTTATCCGAGAATCAATTCGTATCGACAATGCACTCTACGAATTGCAGCAGGAAATCCGACCGGTTAGAGCCAACCAGTCAGTGCAACGCACAAAGGGACGATTCTTCAAGAAGAAACCAGGATATCGGACGACACCCGGAGGTATTGTACCCTCCGCCGGTAACAACTGGCACGACCCTGATGCAATGCAACtggacaacatcaacaaagGCAAGAGTTTCGGAAGGAAtgacaagaagaagccatATAACAAAAAGGAGATCACTTGTTATAATTGTGACAAGAAAGGTCACATGGCTAGGGACTGCCACAGCAAGAACAAGGTGGTTAGACAACTCAACGTTATCCACAAAGCAGTACCCACTGAGCAACACGAGACATGGAATGTCATATCTAAGCCAACCATCGAAATCAACACGCAGGAAAGCGTTTTAGGATTAGATAACCTCGCACTCGTGGAATCAGACtcagaagaagaacagcCCACTTCGGAGTACGACATGCTCGAAGATGAGTCCAAGGACTTAGAGGCTACGGAAATCGACCAGACCAAATTCGGCAAGATGGCCATGTTTGAAGGAATCAACAGGCCACCCACACCTTATATACAGGAAGAAGAGTTCTACAAGCTCGCAAGACAAATCAACCAGCTACTACGACACCTCAACAAGGCTAAAATCGAGTACGCCTGCGAGGAACCCAACATTATGGCTGCTATGCGACAGGACTTCTACCGATTGTCACTAGAAGTACAACAAAATAAGGAAAACATTTCAACCGAAATATTGGAGTTCCTACCAACAACATGGGAACTAAGCTGGATCGAAGACGCAATTCGATCATGGGAAGAACCAACGTTGCCAATCTcggaagaagagaagcaGGAGATCTACGACGAACTCTGCCAGACCAGGAACGATTGgaagaccttccaacacgGCCACAAGAGAAAGGCCAAGGACATCAGTAGATCAAAGAAATACGACTACTGGATGAACCCTAGGAACCCAGAACATGAGAAGTTATCATGGGTTACATGCATTCACGACCATTGCAGAGTACACTACTCGGATAAGTCCGGATCAGGATGGTTCCCGGAAGAAACCAAACGATCGTACCGCTGCAAGTGGCAATTCTTCGACTGCAAAAACGACCTATGCCCAATACATTTATGGGACAAAAGGGAAAAGACATACTTCCCAGGTCACGACAACCCCGAAGAAATTGATCAGATGCAAACAGTATGGCTAAAAGAATACGATGAAGGAGACGCTTGGGAATGTCAACAACCCAACTGGCAAACATGCCTTAGCAAAGAATGCGACCTTCATGCGATAGCCAAAGGAttccatggatttggaaaTCAGGCTTTTTTAGGCCAGCACCCGGCCCAGAGCGGCCCGGCAAGGAGATTAACTCAGTAAACTCCTTAGACCTCATCAAGCTTCAGGTGAAGCTTGAAGGGAGGTGGATGAAGGCATTAGTAGACTCGGGATCACAAGCCAACTACGTTTCAGCGCACGCAGCATCTTCAGCCGGACTGAAGCCACTACGGAAACAAGAAGCTTACCCACTACACGTAGCCAACGGAGAGCCAATGCCAGGTGAACAAGAAATCACCCATGAGGTCAGACAAGTGACGCTCAACATCCAAGGACACCAAGAGAAGATAGACCTAGATGTCTTCGGACTAGCTACCCACGACATCATATTAGGACTTCCATGGTTACGAGAACACAACCCACGGATCGACTGGAAGTCGAAGACGTTCTCATTCGAGTGCTGTGGAACGGACGCAACCACAAGCCAGCCTACGCATTGTCAGAGTACGATGGTAGATGAGAGGAAACTGAATAACATCGCAAAGAAAAAGCGAGCCTCGACAAAGGACGGCCTTAAGAAACAAGGGTCCGACTCAGCAGACGCCGGAACGGAGCCACCGGGTCGACAGACTAGAGTTTTGGAGAAACGCGCAACTCCTAAGATCCCCGCAGAATACAAAGAATTCGAACATCTATTCCGGGAAGTGGCAGATGAACAAGCATTGCCAAAGCACCAACCCTGGGACCACAAGATTGTCTTACAGGAAGGAAAGAAACCGACTTTCGGCCCAATATACGGACTATCGGAAAAAGAATTGAGCACGTTACGCGACTACATCAAGACAAGCCTAGCAAAGAAATATATCCGACCATCGAAGTCACCAGCAGGATATCCAATCATGTTTGTCCCGAAAAAAGACGGAAAACTACGACTATGTGTAGATTATCGCAAGCTCAACGACATCACAATCAAGAATCGATACCCCTTACCGAACATTACAGAATTACGGGATCGATTATCTCGCGCAAAGATCTTTACAGCATTAGATCTTCGAGATGGATACCACCTGATTCGCATAGCGAAAGGTGAGGAATGGAAAACGGCGTTCCGATCAAGATACGGACACTACGAATACACAGTTATGCCGTTTGGGCTCACGAACGCCCCAGCAACATTCCAAGAACTCATCAACAACGTGTTGAGAGCACATCTAGACATCTTTGTCATAGCTTATCTAGACGACATTCTCGTCTACTCCGAGACTTTAGAGGACCATGTTGAACATGTCAAGACAGTACTAAGGGCCCTTGAGCAGTTCAACCTCCGACTCAAACCAGAGAAGTGTGAATTTCACAAGACTAAGGTCAACTTCTTAGGCTATGTAGTAGGAGCGGACGGAGTACAAATGAGCGAAGAAAAAATTCAGGTTATCAAGGATTGGCCAACACCGACAACAGTTGTACAGATACAGTCCTTCTTAGGATTCTTGAACTTCAACCGACAGTTCATCAAGGACTTCTCAAACATCGCCATCCCTTTGACAAAACTCACAAGAAAGGACGTACCCTTTAAGTGGAGCAAGGAAGCAGAGAACGCATTCCAAACGCTTAAGAAAGCAAGCATAGAACCACCATGCTTTCGAATATTCCAAGCAGGACACCCATTACGCTTTGAGACCGACGCATCGGATCTCGCGCTAGGCGGATGCGCAAGCCAATTGCACGAAGGCAAATGGCACCCCATCGCCTACTACTCTCGCAAATTCTCAGGACCAGAAGAACGATACGACGTTCACGACAAGGAGCTACTAGCTATTGTTGCATGCTTACAACACTGGAGAGTATACGCAGAAAGCTGCTCGGAACTTACGATATACACAGATCACAAAAATCTAGTGAACTTTACGACCACCAAAGTACTCAACCGCAGACAAGTAAGATGGTCAGAACTACTCGGACAATACAAGTTCAAGATTGTGTACacaccaggaaaagagaacGGCAGAGCAGACGCTCTCAGCCGAAGACCAGATATCGCAGGCACCAAGGAAGTCATCGACACCGCGATACTTAAGGTTAACAAGGACGGATCGCTAGGACCAGCAAAGACACTGAACGCTATCCTCCACATCGGAAACAATGTACCGGAAGAACTGCAAGAAGCAATTattcaacaacaccacgacgACCCTGTACACGGTCACCCGGGCATTACCAGAACAATGGAACTCATCAGACGCAACTACGAGTTCCCAGGAATGAAGGAAAAGGTTACCTTATTCATCGCAAAATGTGCAGAATGTCAGAAGAACAAACACGACACACACGCACCTTACGGCGAGATGCAAGCATTAGAGCTACCCACAGAACCTTGGGCAGACATCTCTATGGACTTTGTCACAGGTTTACCAGTCTCAAGAGACCCAGCGACAAACATAGGATACAACGCAATACTCGTTGTAATCGATCGATTCACCAAGCAAGCAGAGTACATCCCGTTTAGAAACGATTTCACGGCAGTACATCTGGCTCACATCATCAACGATCGAATCATCAGACATCACGGCATCCCAAAGTCAATTATAAGCGACAGAGACAAGCTCTTCACTTCAAACTTTTGGACGACACTTTTGGCCGCGATCGGTACAAAACGCAAGCTATCAACAGCGTTTCATCCGCAGACAGACGGACAGACAGAAAGAACGAACAGAACCATGAAAGCATATCTCAGGATATACGTCAATTATCAGCAAACCAACTGGGTTTCGCTTCTGCCTATGGCACAAATGGCATACAATAACAAGCTTTCAGAGTCTACAGGACAAACTCCGTTCTATGCAAACCACGGGAGACACCCAAATCTCTTTACACGCACACTTCCAAGCCAGAAAACGGAAGCAGCTATCGCCACAGCCGAGGAGCTGAAGGCAGTACATGAGTTGCTACAGAGCAAACTCGAGACAGCACAACGACAAAGCATTTCATATGTCAACAAGAAACGAAAAATGGCACCTCAGCTAAAGAGGGGGGATAAAGTTTATCTACGTACGAAGAATCTTCGCACGAAACGACCAAGCAAAGGACTCGACAACGTCAAAGTCGGACCATTTTTGATTCTCAATCGGAAAGGACCAGTTACGTACACACTCGACCTTCCACCAGACGCTAAAATACATCCCAGGTTCCATGTAAGCCTCTTAGAACCAGCACACCCAGATACGCCATTACAGAAAACCTTCCACTACGAAacggaagaagaaaacgaaTTTGAAGTCGAGAACATTGTCACACACAGAGTTGTGGACAACGGCACAGAATACCTAGTCAAATGGTTAGGATACCCAGACAGCGAGAACACTTGGGAACCGGACACAAACCTTACGAACTGCCGCCAGCTACTTGCGCAGTACCACCGTAATCAAGACCGGCGAACTCGGAATCATCCCCAGAGAAAGTAGGCATGAAGACGCCCCAATCCAATGCCAAAGTACCAGGCATAAGACCGTCTTCCAGATGCGCTACCTCTCGATTCAACGCCTCGACCGCTTCCAACGCCTCGATATCCTCAACAAACTTTCCCGACTCATCAACCCATTCTTGCTCACGACGCTTTAACTGCTTACGCTGCTTGCGAAGACGATCCTTCTTCGCACGCGCAGCCATCAAAGCATCCAATGCCGCAGACTCTGCAGCATCCGCTTCGGCCTCTTGTTGTTCAAGACGCGCCATCTCCTTGTCCAACTTTTCAAAGTTCGGGACAGGAACTTCCACAGGAACGCACGACTTCACACCGTTGCGATAACAATTTCCACATTCTTTCTTTAACGACGACATCCGACACTCGAGCCCCCGCTTCGCACAATATTGACAAGACACCATCGCGATTGTACCGACTAGGTTGATTCGGTCACCAAGGGTATGACGATGGGCGGTACTTCTGGAAACCATGACACGTCAGCTCATGAGGACATGAGATTAGGAGAGGGAGGATAGTGTTACGAACCTAAGGAGAGGACACAGTGCAAGATATGAAGGGCAGAAGGATGGAGACCTTGtcggaatcccttctcagaCAAAGGCGTACAAAGGTGTACAAGGACCAATGACGTAAGCCTGCCCCGCATCCCACAAAGCTTGGCGGAACGCCACCATGGGACATGTCACGTGTGTCCCAAGGAATCCCACGATGTACCACGATGTCCCACGCATGGGACAGTGTAGGACAACGTAGGACGTATAGGACATAGGACATTCGTTAGTATATAACaataggcaatgagcccttacggttcattgtgttcaacttcgaaatctaaggattagtacttgattctcaactccccgtatattacatcgatctaccaatcgtgctatacaccctcgtgtccatcgcatcactctatccccgagaaccaacccaagatcatcttcggacgaccttcacaaCAAGTTACAAGGAGGAATTCGAAAAGCGCTTGCTACAGATCTACGATCTCCGAATACTTGGCGAATTAAGTTGGTTCCTTGGGATTCGTGTGATACGCGATCGACCTTCGAAGAGCATTTGGTTAATTCAAGACTCCTTTATTAACAAGGTTGCAAGCAAGTTCAACCTAACAAGCGACAAGGGATACCCCGATTTTCCGATAAAGGAGAACGTACTACCACCGTCAACGGAAGAACCAAACTCTAAGCGCACGAAAATCTATCAACAACTAGTTGGATCACTAGCTTACATTGCCACGTTTACACGACCTGATGTCGCACGAGCGCACTCAGTACTGGCCCGACATCTTGCAAACCCTGGCCAAAAGCATTTATACGCAGCAATCCATTGCTGGCGTTATCTTATTGGCAAGAGAAATCTGGCGCTCAAGGCCTCAGGAACTCAAAATGAGAAAGACCTGTTCGTAATCCCCGTAGAGAACGCGGACAAGTATACAGACACGGTTGAACCAATATTTTATGGCGCATCTGATGCTGCCTATGCGGACGAACCTGACACGAGAAGAAGCTCTGAAGGATACTTGTTCAAGCTATACGGCCTGTCTGTTGACTGGAAGGCTGCTATCCAGaagcacagtccgcaacaatcaattaagtgggtcctagaaggttcagattggattgattgattaccgctttaagcctagtagttacctataggagtttaagccctacctagataggtaagtgggtctaggagagtgaccggattgaattgattgttgcggagtctacctgccagtcatgggcattgatcccatcagacctcatccaatccggcgctgcaggcagcttgttgttacgacttcgggcgtacgcgtcttcagtttcaatcttctgaatatggtagttggcgtacccattaaccgctaattgcaactcaacagcgcgctcaaaacacgaaacgtaagagttccagcgagtaacaactggcttgacgggctccttgattttgtgctgttctgttggcgcgttgacaggctggtccctaatagcgagcttctgatacttctcaaaaagagcgtactgttgtggtgttttgatgtagttgataaccgcgagaagcactcctaatggtcagactttccaaaaagcaagttgacttggattacttgcttgacttgcttggtttaaaccaagcaagcaagtcaagtaagagctgggcagctaagcaagcaagtcaagtcaagatactttgcttgcttggcttacttggtttacttggttgttttagcgttactgtgatgagggtgctaaaactgctgtacggtagatgtcgcgatggttttgaagtgttgcagttgcctcggttgagtcccaa includes these proteins:
- a CDS encoding UBN2 multi-domain protein, giving the protein MAVEKEEWKIPQLTAENHDTWFRRNKVKLKGKKVFYVCEKNLVQHCQIAIAGELTEAMEELEIAEADKHTKIRVNIEKRDKYLEDEATAIDLLFRSLTEDDQALIDEYDTAFQFWAYLQKKYTQTDATTANIYMTRIQTFTFNPGNTIVGSWEKLKEYRRKLVAADADTNGAYKDSALLLVLIRSLPKEFKTTIDTLNAQLNLTVEQKLKFLEEKEVRDQQDADEKALPAFRKTEKYVPPYKRRNHKSSPLSSDSESGTKFMVQCFLCDGAHGVRDCPRRERARKLLKEYDAKKSSKPPIKTLKQRNSHKKTGKAYGAEEVNSESDELSETSDSEPEEIETCRLSKDIVGKASPSTWAADTGASSHMSDQPSLFRRMIKIKRRLVRVGGENYMQTGKEKLKWCVKTDRRHGCQKYCLYLTLESICYQGEEFAQQA
- a CDS encoding HrpB7 domain containing protein, which produces MARLEQQEAEADAAESAALDALMAARAKKDRLRKQRKQLKRREQEWVDESGKFVEDIEALEAVEALNREVAHLEDGLMPGTLALDWGVFMPTFSGDDSEFAGLDYGGTAQVAGGSS